A genomic region of Anopheles aquasalis chromosome Y, idAnoAquaMG_Q_19, whole genome shotgun sequence contains the following coding sequences:
- the LOC126579986 gene encoding transcription factor kayak isoform X2 has protein sequence MTRDDNVLLNDVYFNAYNTNSPLTPLTPISKLFAPFEAIGVHSGVPTRTTPTLTPTTLKNIEQSIMGLTSDNQINLPYQAGFVPPPFPLEELSQDREASQESFSSTSNASWAVSGSGHGYGADDVDSKSSTSTLDPPLSTNSSSNARGASGQRYGAVTGATGRPSSAIGVDATVGGGGGGGGGAGGVAVGAASVAAPASASGGRTRRNVGGRRPHKPSNLSPEEEEKRRIRRERNKQAAARCRRRREDHTNELVDETDQLEKQNQQLHQEVQSLKQEVQQLERIMDSHRDQPCQLRNRRTGTTGAAAGAGGGNSNAVPAVPPGEQQPPPVVLPAAGGNGGLASNPATLLLPLIKTEPEEDLADIPQHHQQPQDDQQDAYIARGAPPMKKIKIPPNQSDSLETPTPTTVFPPHSLLSPGLTGVKLSGGAASNNGSGTGRRPDRPRSLLIGTAAGMLNSNGHSALAGSGAGGVAAAAAAAAAVAAVGGGLSTPSNGLFNFDSLMEGGTGLTPIAAPISFPPNRNPLELITPTSTDSSKLCSL, from the exons ATGACGAGGGATGATAACGTGCTGCTGAATGATGTTTACTTCAATGCGTACAACACCAACTCACCGCTCACACCGCTAACGCCGATAAGCAAGCTC TTCGCACCATTCGAGGCCATCGGGGTGCACAGTGGCGTACCGACGCGCACCACACCGACACTGACACCGACGACGCTGAAGAACATCGAGCAGAGCATCATGGGGCTGACGAGTGACAACCAGATCAACCTGCCGTACCAGGCGGGCTTCGTGCCACCGCCGTTCCCGCTGGAGGAGCTGAGCCAGGATCGGGAAGCGAGCCAGGAGTCGTTCAGCTCGACGTCGAACGCGTCGTGGGCGGTGTCCGGTTCCGGGCACGGGTACGGTGCCGATGACGTCGACTCCAAGTCGTCCACCTCGACGCTCGATCCACCACTGTCCACGAACTCGTCGTCGAACGCTCGGGGGGCCAGCGGTCAGCGGTATGGTGCTGTTACCGGTGCCACCGGGCGTCCATCCTCGGCCATCGGTGTGGATGCTAccgtaggaggaggaggaggaggaggaggaggggcaGGCGGCGTTGCAGTAGGAGCTGCCTCAGTCGCAGCCCCTGCGTCCGCTTCGGGCGGGCGCACCCGTCGCAACGTTGGTGGCCGCCGTCCCCACAAGCCCTCGAATCTGtcgccggaggaggaggagaagcggcGCATCAGGCGCGAGCGTAACAAGCAGGCGGCGGCCCGTTGCCGGCGGCGCCGCGAAGACCACACCAACGAGCTGGTGGATGAGACCGACCAGCTGGAAAAGCAGAACCAACAGCTGCACCAGGAGGTCCAGTCGCTGAAGCAGGAGGTGCAGCAACTCGAGCGGATCATGGACTCGCACCGGGACCAACCGTGCCAGCTGCGGAATCGGCGCACTGGCACCACCGGtgctgccgccggtgctggtggtggtaacagCAACGCCGTACCAGCGGTCCCACCCGGTGAACAGCAACCGCCGCCGGTGGTTCTTCCCGCCgccggtggtaatggtgggCTCGCCAGCAATCCGGCGACCCTACTGTTGCCCCTGATcaaaacggaaccggaagaggATCTCGCGGACAttccgcagcaccaccagcagccacaggACGATCAGCAGGATGCCTACATTGCTCGCGGTGCACCGCCGATGAAGAA GATAAAGATACCGCCGAACCAAAGCGACAGCCTGGAAACGCCAACCCCGACCACCGTTTTTCCGCCACACTCGCTGCTCAGTCCGGGGCTGACCGGGGTCAAGCTGAGTGGCGGCGCAGCCAGCAATAATGGCAGTGGAACCGGACGTCGTCCCGATCGTCCGCGTAGTCTGCTGATCGGTACCGCCGCCGGCATGCTCAACAGCAATGGCCATTCGGCGTTGGccggtagtggtgctggtggggttgctgccgctgctgcggctgctgctgcggtggcggcggttggGGGTGGCCTTTCCACACCCTCGAACGGGCTCTTCAACTTCGACAGCCTGATGGAGGGTGGCACCGGGCTGACGCCGATCGCGGCCCCGATCAGCTTCCCGCCAAACCGGAACCCGCTCGAGCTTATCACACCGACCTCGACCGATTCGTCCAAGCTGTGCAGCCTCTAA
- the LOC126579986 gene encoding transcription factor kayak isoform X3: MDVSEFANFLARELLLEQFAPFEAIGVHSGVPTRTTPTLTPTTLKNIEQSIMGLTSDNQINLPYQAGFVPPPFPLEELSQDREASQESFSSTSNASWAVSGSGHGYGADDVDSKSSTSTLDPPLSTNSSSNARGASGQRYGAVTGATGRPSSAIGVDATVGGGGGGGGGAGGVAVGAASVAAPASASGGRTRRNVGGRRPHKPSNLSPEEEEKRRIRRERNKQAAARCRRRREDHTNELVDETDQLEKQNQQLHQEVQSLKQEVQQLERIMDSHRDQPCQLRNRRTGTTGAAAGAGGGNSNAVPAVPPGEQQPPPVVLPAAGGNGGLASNPATLLLPLIKTEPEEDLADIPQHHQQPQDDQQDAYIARGAPPMKKIKIPPNQSDSLETPTPTTVFPPHSLLSPGLTGVKLSGGAASNNGSGTGRRPDRPRSLLIGTAAGMLNSNGHSALAGSGAGGVAAAAAAAAAVAAVGGGLSTPSNGLFNFDSLMEGGTGLTPIAAPISFPPNRNPLELITPTSTDSSKLCSL; encoded by the exons ATGGATGTCAGCGAATTTGCCAACTTTTTGGCGCGCGAGCTGCTACTGGAGCAG TTCGCACCATTCGAGGCCATCGGGGTGCACAGTGGCGTACCGACGCGCACCACACCGACACTGACACCGACGACGCTGAAGAACATCGAGCAGAGCATCATGGGGCTGACGAGTGACAACCAGATCAACCTGCCGTACCAGGCGGGCTTCGTGCCACCGCCGTTCCCGCTGGAGGAGCTGAGCCAGGATCGGGAAGCGAGCCAGGAGTCGTTCAGCTCGACGTCGAACGCGTCGTGGGCGGTGTCCGGTTCCGGGCACGGGTACGGTGCCGATGACGTCGACTCCAAGTCGTCCACCTCGACGCTCGATCCACCACTGTCCACGAACTCGTCGTCGAACGCTCGGGGGGCCAGCGGTCAGCGGTATGGTGCTGTTACCGGTGCCACCGGGCGTCCATCCTCGGCCATCGGTGTGGATGCTAccgtaggaggaggaggaggaggaggaggaggggcaGGCGGCGTTGCAGTAGGAGCTGCCTCAGTCGCAGCCCCTGCGTCCGCTTCGGGCGGGCGCACCCGTCGCAACGTTGGTGGCCGCCGTCCCCACAAGCCCTCGAATCTGtcgccggaggaggaggagaagcggcGCATCAGGCGCGAGCGTAACAAGCAGGCGGCGGCCCGTTGCCGGCGGCGCCGCGAAGACCACACCAACGAGCTGGTGGATGAGACCGACCAGCTGGAAAAGCAGAACCAACAGCTGCACCAGGAGGTCCAGTCGCTGAAGCAGGAGGTGCAGCAACTCGAGCGGATCATGGACTCGCACCGGGACCAACCGTGCCAGCTGCGGAATCGGCGCACTGGCACCACCGGtgctgccgccggtgctggtggtggtaacagCAACGCCGTACCAGCGGTCCCACCCGGTGAACAGCAACCGCCGCCGGTGGTTCTTCCCGCCgccggtggtaatggtgggCTCGCCAGCAATCCGGCGACCCTACTGTTGCCCCTGATcaaaacggaaccggaagaggATCTCGCGGACAttccgcagcaccaccagcagccacaggACGATCAGCAGGATGCCTACATTGCTCGCGGTGCACCGCCGATGAAGAA GATAAAGATACCGCCGAACCAAAGCGACAGCCTGGAAACGCCAACCCCGACCACCGTTTTTCCGCCACACTCGCTGCTCAGTCCGGGGCTGACCGGGGTCAAGCTGAGTGGCGGCGCAGCCAGCAATAATGGCAGTGGAACCGGACGTCGTCCCGATCGTCCGCGTAGTCTGCTGATCGGTACCGCCGCCGGCATGCTCAACAGCAATGGCCATTCGGCGTTGGccggtagtggtgctggtggggttgctgccgctgctgcggctgctgctgcggtggcggcggttggGGGTGGCCTTTCCACACCCTCGAACGGGCTCTTCAACTTCGACAGCCTGATGGAGGGTGGCACCGGGCTGACGCCGATCGCGGCCCCGATCAGCTTCCCGCCAAACCGGAACCCGCTCGAGCTTATCACACCGACCTCGACCGATTCGTCCAAGCTGTGCAGCCTCTAA